AAAACTAAAAATAAAACCCTCCAAAATATCAGCAAGTTCCTGATAGTAGCTTACCTATGCCCATACAATTATAGGTAATTGAATGAAAATAGTACTAAAACTAAATATGGATGATGAAAATGTTTCATGCGTTTGCCCTATTAATAAATAGAAGTATTAGTTTCATAATGTAATATGTTTGTTACTTTTGCATCTTTAATACCGATGTAGTTTTTTATGAAAAGTTTTATTAAAGCAATTGATTATTACCTGCCTGAAAAAGTGCTTGATAATAATGATTTAAAAAAGGAAAATCCCGATTGGGATATGGACGAATTATTTAAAGTTACAGGAGTTAGGAGAAGGTATATTAGAGCCGAAGGCGAAACTCCTTCCGATTTAGCTGTAGAAGCAGCAAAAAAACTATTCAAGAAAAACGACATTAATCCTTCTGATATAGAATATATAGTTTTTTGTACTCAAAGTAATGATTATATTTGTCCTACAACAGCTTGTGTTATCCAAGAGAAATTGAAAATATCAAAATCTTGTGGTACTGTCGATATTAATCAGGGATGTACAGGATTTGTTTACAGTCTGTCGCTTGCAAAAGCTTTGATTGAAAGCCGACAAGCAAACAATGTTTTGGTTCTCACTGCCGAAACAATTAGCAGATATATTCATCCGAAAGACAAAAGTTCACGACCAATTTTTGGCGATGGAGCAGCTGCCTGCCTTGTAGAAGCAACTGATGAAAGCTCCGGCATAGGAGACTTTGTTTTTGGTACAGATGGCAAGGGGTATAGAAATATAATTATTGATTACGGATGTGCCAGAAACGATATGCCTCAGGCAGATGAAATATATGAAGTAACCGATAATTATGGAAATATTCGGCACAATACTAGTTTCTATATGAACGGAAGTGCTGTTTTTCTTTTTTCGGCAAAGACTGGACCTAAGTTAATCAAAGACCTTTTGAACAAGGCCGGACTTACCTTAGACGATATCGACCTCGTTGTTTTTCATCAGGCAAGTAAACTTATAATGGAAACTGTTGCCAGAAAAGCAAATATTCCTAAAGAAAAATATTATATACATATCGAAGATTGTGGTAACACAGTTTCATCGACAATTCCAATTGCACTTTACCATGCTATGGAAGATAATCGTACAAAAAAAGGAGATACTGTAATGTTTGTAAGCTTTGGTGTCGGGTATAGCTGGGCGGCATGTGTATTAGAATTATAAATTTTTATTAATCAAATAACTAAAAAACAAAAGAATGTCAATAGAAGAATTTATCGAACAACTTGAAGAAGAATTTGATGATTTAGAGCCAGGAGTGTTAAAACCAGAAAGCGAATTCAGGAAAAATTTTGAATGGAATTCGATTAATGCACTGATTTTCATAGCACTTGTCGATTCTGAATATGATGTAACCATCAATGCCGAAGACTTGAATTCATCAAAAACAATTCAAGATCTTTTCGAAATTATTAAAAGTAGAGTTTAGAAAAATACAATTATGGCAATATTTTCAATTCCAAATACTAAAATTGTAGGAATAGCAGGAACTGTTCCGAAAAAAGAAATTGACAATAGAGATTATGATTGGATTACGGAAAATGAAAGAGAATTGTTCATTAAGAATACCGGTGTTGAAAAAAGACGTGTAGTTCCAGGTATTCGTACAGTTACATCTTCCGATATGTGCGTTATGGCAGCAGAAAAACTCATTGAAGAATTAAAATGGGATAAATCTGAGATCGAATGTTTAGTTTTTGTCTCACAATCAAGAGATTATGTGTTACCACAAACATCATCTATTCTGCAAGACCGATTAGGTTTACCAAAAACTTGCATGGCTTTCGATATTAGCTTAGGATGTTCGGCATATGTTTACGGATTGTCAACCATTGCATCGCATATAACTACAGCAAAATTCAAAAAATCGTTGCTTATGGTAAGCGATTTGTCATCTCTAAGTACTTATTATAAAGATAAAAGTTCATACCCATTGTTTGGCGATGCTGCCACTGTAACTGCATTGGAATACGACGAATCTGCCTCACCAATGCTTTTCAATTTACAGACCGATGGATCGGGATGGGATGCAATTATGATTCCCGATGGAGGAATAAAGAATTTTATTGATAAAGACACATCGTTCATAATTGAAAAATACGATGAAGGAATCTATAGAAATAAGACTCATGTTCACCTCGATGGCATAAAAGTTTTCAATTTTACATTGAAAGAAGTAGCAAAAAATGTTAAGAATTTACTGAAACATTTTGATAAAAGCATTGAAGATGTTGACTATGCAGTACTTCATCAGGCAAACAAAATGATAAATGAATTGGTAAGGAAAAGATTGAAACTTCCGCCAGAAAAATTACCATATTCAATACATAAGCTTGGAAATACAAGTTGTGCTTCAATACCTATTACTATGGTTTTTGCCTTGAGCGAAGAGCTTAGAAAACAAAAACTCAAGCTCGTATTTTCTGGTTTTGGAGTTGGTTTATCGTGGGGTTCGGTTTATGCTGAAACAGAAAATTTGGTAGTGCCGGAGATGCTCTATATTTAGAATCTAAATGAGAAAAGGCTATTGTATTAAATTATTTAA
Above is a genomic segment from Bacteroidota bacterium containing:
- a CDS encoding ketoacyl-ACP synthase III encodes the protein MKSFIKAIDYYLPEKVLDNNDLKKENPDWDMDELFKVTGVRRRYIRAEGETPSDLAVEAAKKLFKKNDINPSDIEYIVFCTQSNDYICPTTACVIQEKLKISKSCGTVDINQGCTGFVYSLSLAKALIESRQANNVLVLTAETISRYIHPKDKSSRPIFGDGAAACLVEATDESSGIGDFVFGTDGKGYRNIIIDYGCARNDMPQADEIYEVTDNYGNIRHNTSFYMNGSAVFLFSAKTGPKLIKDLLNKAGLTLDDIDLVVFHQASKLIMETVARKANIPKEKYYIHIEDCGNTVSSTIPIALYHAMEDNRTKKGDTVMFVSFGVGYSWAACVLEL
- a CDS encoding acyl carrier protein — its product is MSIEEFIEQLEEEFDDLEPGVLKPESEFRKNFEWNSINALIFIALVDSEYDVTINAEDLNSSKTIQDLFEIIKSRV
- a CDS encoding ketoacyl-ACP synthase III — protein: MAIFSIPNTKIVGIAGTVPKKEIDNRDYDWITENERELFIKNTGVEKRRVVPGIRTVTSSDMCVMAAEKLIEELKWDKSEIECLVFVSQSRDYVLPQTSSILQDRLGLPKTCMAFDISLGCSAYVYGLSTIASHITTAKFKKSLLMVSDLSSLSTYYKDKSSYPLFGDAATVTALEYDESASPMLFNLQTDGSGWDAIMIPDGGIKNFIDKDTSFIIEKYDEGIYRNKTHVHLDGIKVFNFTLKEVAKNVKNLLKHFDKSIEDVDYAVLHQANKMINELVRKRLKLPPEKLPYSIHKLGNTSCASIPITMVFALSEELRKQKLKLVFSGFGVGLSWGSVYAETENLVVPEMLYI